From Bacteroidota bacterium, the proteins below share one genomic window:
- a CDS encoding response regulator transcription factor yields MRTRILLVDDHKILREGLRVILEKRDDVVVVAEADNGNSAVALAAQLRPDIVIMDIIMPDMNGIDATSQIVGEVSGIKIIALSMHSDKRYVLRMLKAGAHGYLRKDCASEELADAIETVLSDRIYISPQLRGFAVTGAVQRSILVDSLTTSILSPKEREVLQLLAEGKTTKQMAIQLKVVEKTIEKHRQRIVEKLDIHSIAELTKYAIREGITSAER; encoded by the coding sequence ATGAGAACCCGCATACTGCTCGTAGACGATCACAAAATCCTCCGCGAAGGCCTGCGCGTCATTCTGGAGAAGAGAGACGACGTCGTGGTGGTCGCCGAGGCCGATAACGGCAATAGCGCGGTCGCGCTGGCGGCGCAGCTCCGTCCCGACATCGTGATCATGGATATCATCATGCCGGATATGAACGGCATCGATGCCACATCTCAGATCGTCGGAGAAGTGTCCGGAATCAAAATCATCGCTCTCTCGATGCATTCAGATAAGCGATACGTCCTGAGGATGTTGAAGGCCGGCGCCCACGGATACCTGAGGAAGGATTGCGCCTCGGAGGAGCTTGCCGATGCGATTGAGACGGTGTTATCGGATCGCATCTATATCAGCCCGCAGCTCCGGGGTTTTGCGGTCACCGGCGCAGTCCAGAGATCGATCCTCGTCGATTCGCTTACCACCTCCATACTCTCCCCGAAGGAACGCGAAGTCCTGCAACTTCTCGCCGAAGGCAAGACCACCAAGCAGATGGCGATCCAGCTCAAGGTCGTGGAAAAAACGATCGAGAAACACCGCCAGCGGATCGTCGAAAAACTCGACATTCACAGTATTGCCGAGCTTACCAAGTACGCCATCCGCGAGGGAATAACCTCGGCGGAACGCTAA
- a CDS encoding electron transfer flavoprotein subunit alpha/FixB family protein → MAKLLAFAEQREGKFKKAAYEVTQAGRRLADQLGAELVTLVAGDNVAGMAASLGEYGATKVLTVEDPRLRHYSTTAYAKIVAEIARREGAVMLLFPASQMGKDLTPRVAAKLEAGVAVDCIALRVDNGEVIATRPVYAGKASIDVRVTSPVKIFTLRPNVFTATAGNGAAASVERVQFAIDDTYFGAKVTGVKIAEGRPDVTEAGIIVSGGRGLKGPENFNLVEGLADVLGAAVGASRAVVDAGWRPHDEQVGQTGKTVSPSLYIACGISGAVQHLAGMSSSKYIVAINKDKDAPIFQVADYGVVGDVFEVLPALTEELKRMLGK, encoded by the coding sequence ATGGCCAAACTGCTCGCGTTCGCCGAACAACGGGAGGGAAAATTTAAGAAAGCCGCCTATGAGGTGACTCAGGCCGGCCGCCGGCTCGCAGACCAGCTTGGGGCCGAGCTCGTCACACTCGTGGCCGGTGACAATGTCGCAGGGATGGCGGCGTCGCTCGGTGAATACGGCGCCACAAAAGTGCTCACCGTTGAGGATCCACGGCTCCGGCATTACTCGACGACCGCCTATGCGAAGATCGTCGCGGAAATCGCCAGGCGCGAGGGAGCGGTCATGCTGCTATTCCCGGCCAGTCAGATGGGAAAGGACCTCACCCCGCGGGTCGCTGCGAAACTTGAAGCGGGCGTGGCTGTGGATTGCATCGCCCTCCGGGTCGATAACGGGGAGGTCATCGCAACCCGTCCCGTCTATGCAGGGAAGGCCTCGATCGACGTGCGGGTAACTTCTCCGGTCAAGATCTTTACCCTGCGGCCGAACGTCTTCACCGCGACGGCGGGGAACGGCGCCGCCGCAAGCGTGGAGCGCGTACAGTTTGCGATCGATGACACGTATTTCGGAGCGAAAGTCACCGGGGTCAAGATCGCGGAAGGACGTCCCGATGTCACCGAAGCGGGCATTATCGTCTCGGGGGGACGCGGACTGAAAGGGCCGGAAAACTTCAATCTGGTCGAAGGCCTTGCCGATGTTCTCGGCGCCGCGGTCGGTGCATCACGCGCCGTGGTCGATGCGGGATGGCGTCCGCACGACGAGCAGGTCGGACAGACCGGCAAGACGGTCTCACCCTCGCTTTACATCGCGTGCGGCATCTCGGGCGCCGTGCAGCACCTTGCGGGAATGTCATCTTCTAAGTATATTGTAGCTATCAACAAGGACAAGGACGCGCCGATCTTTCAGGTCGCGGACTACGGTGTGGTCGGCGACGTGTTCGAGGTGCTTCCGGCACTGACAGAAGAGCTGAAGAGGATGTTGGGCAAATAA
- a CDS encoding DUF4139 domain-containing protein — MKGFLFILAVTITVTLSPLHAQGKRVTAGPRTTVDLTIYNQNLSLIREERSVDIPNGLTRLVIPEIPATIDGTSLHFSSLTDPLAVRVLEQNYQYDLVNQGKLLEKYVGKDVEFVRMNQETKKEYTVTGRLLSTGYQFIPQQDYSNPNYAGSGGMVAEIDGKIEISPAGRLILPSLPEGLILKPQLEWLVSNTRPGTHNVELSYLAGQLSWNANYVALLDKSDTRLDLTGWVTLTNNSGTTFKDAGLKLVAGDINRVRQEMQDFRAMKSVNTLDAAEPQFKQSELFEYKLYTLQRRTDLKTNETKQLDLVSGRDVASKKVFIYDGIADQWRYWVNNSSYRGQGSFGQQSNTKVGVFITLRNDAKSGLGIPLPKGKVRVYKRDADGKEQFIGEDEIDHTPKDEELRLYLGNAFDLVGERAQTDFKSFADGRIVEETVQIKVRNHKGSAQEVQVYEHPWRWNQWEITKSNVEWTKVDQSTVRFPVTIAKDGEKVITYTIRYSW, encoded by the coding sequence ATGAAAGGATTTCTGTTTATCCTCGCCGTCACAATCACGGTCACTCTCTCTCCCCTGCACGCGCAGGGCAAACGGGTCACAGCCGGGCCCCGCACCACCGTCGATCTGACCATTTACAACCAGAACCTTTCGCTCATCCGCGAAGAGAGATCGGTAGACATCCCGAACGGGCTTACCCGGCTCGTCATACCGGAGATCCCCGCGACGATCGACGGCACGTCGCTCCATTTTTCCAGCCTGACGGATCCCCTGGCGGTGAGAGTTCTGGAGCAGAATTATCAATACGATCTTGTGAACCAGGGAAAGCTTCTGGAAAAATACGTGGGGAAGGACGTCGAGTTTGTCAGGATGAACCAGGAGACGAAGAAGGAGTACACCGTGACCGGCAGGCTTCTCTCGACCGGTTATCAGTTCATCCCGCAGCAGGATTATTCAAATCCGAACTACGCCGGCTCGGGAGGGATGGTGGCGGAGATCGACGGAAAGATTGAAATCAGCCCCGCGGGGAGGCTCATACTTCCGAGCCTGCCGGAAGGGTTGATACTGAAACCGCAGCTCGAGTGGCTCGTCTCGAACACCCGGCCGGGCACGCACAACGTCGAGCTCAGCTACCTCGCCGGACAGCTCTCCTGGAACGCAAACTATGTCGCACTGCTGGACAAAAGCGACACGCGTCTTGATCTCACCGGTTGGGTCACGCTGACCAACAACTCCGGAACAACGTTCAAGGACGCGGGGCTCAAGCTCGTGGCCGGCGATATCAACCGGGTCCGCCAGGAAATGCAGGATTTCCGCGCGATGAAGTCGGTGAACACGCTCGACGCCGCCGAGCCCCAATTCAAGCAGTCGGAACTCTTCGAATACAAATTGTACACGCTCCAGCGGCGCACTGATCTCAAGACGAACGAGACGAAACAGCTCGACCTCGTCTCCGGACGCGATGTGGCCTCGAAAAAGGTCTTCATCTACGACGGTATCGCCGATCAGTGGCGCTACTGGGTGAACAACTCATCGTACCGGGGCCAGGGCAGCTTCGGCCAGCAATCGAACACGAAGGTCGGCGTCTTCATCACGCTCAGGAATGATGCGAAGTCCGGTCTGGGGATCCCCCTTCCGAAGGGAAAGGTGCGCGTCTACAAGCGCGATGCGGACGGGAAGGAGCAGTTTATCGGAGAGGATGAAATCGACCACACGCCCAAGGACGAGGAGCTGCGGCTCTATCTCGGCAACGCGTTCGATCTCGTCGGGGAACGCGCTCAGACAGATTTCAAATCGTTCGCGGACGGGCGGATCGTCGAAGAGACTGTCCAGATCAAAGTTCGGAACCATAAGGGCTCCGCCCAGGAGGTCCAGGTGTACGAGCACCCCTGGCGCTGGAATCAATGGGAGATCACCAAGAGCAACGTTGAGTGGACGAAAGTCGATCAGAGCACGGTTCGCTTCCCCGTGACGATCGCGAAGGACGGAGAGAAGGTGATCACCTACACGATCCGGTATTCGTGGTAA
- the fbp gene encoding class 1 fructose-bisphosphatase — MTLERFINEQERLYPNATGNFSGLLHDLSLAAKLVWREVCKAGLVNILGATGTTNTSGDAVKKLDVFADETIYKAMDHGGHLCVMASEENEDILHIPDEYPDGKYVLLYDPLDGSSNIDANITIGSIFSVYRRVSAPGKGTLADCLQPGYKQVAAGYIIYGSSTIFVYSTGRGVHGFTLDPTVGEFLLSHENIRIPKKGKIYSLNEGNYRNWDEKVQRYVRYLTEEDRETGRPYSLRYIGTMVGDSHRTLLYGGIFSYPADKKNPSGKLRLMYECNPMAFIIEQAGGRSTNGTQSILKIQPTSLHEHTPVFLGSEDDVTLCEEFLQGKR, encoded by the coding sequence ATGACGCTGGAGCGCTTCATCAATGAACAGGAGCGGCTCTATCCGAACGCGACGGGAAATTTTTCCGGCCTTCTTCACGACCTCTCCCTCGCGGCGAAGCTCGTCTGGCGCGAAGTCTGCAAGGCGGGGCTCGTCAACATTCTGGGCGCGACAGGCACGACGAACACGAGCGGCGACGCGGTGAAAAAGCTCGACGTGTTTGCCGATGAGACGATTTACAAGGCGATGGATCACGGAGGGCACCTCTGCGTGATGGCATCAGAGGAAAACGAGGATATTTTGCACATTCCGGACGAGTATCCGGACGGAAAATACGTCCTGCTGTACGATCCTCTCGACGGCTCTTCAAACATCGACGCGAATATCACCATCGGTTCGATTTTCAGCGTCTACCGGAGAGTCTCGGCACCGGGAAAGGGAACGCTCGCGGATTGCCTCCAGCCCGGATACAAGCAGGTCGCCGCGGGTTACATCATCTACGGTTCGAGCACGATCTTCGTGTATTCGACCGGCCGCGGAGTTCACGGGTTCACGCTCGATCCGACGGTGGGGGAATTCCTTCTCTCGCACGAAAACATCCGTATTCCGAAGAAGGGAAAGATCTACAGCCTGAACGAGGGGAATTACCGGAACTGGGACGAGAAGGTCCAGCGCTACGTGAGGTACCTGACGGAGGAAGACCGTGAGACAGGCCGCCCCTACTCACTCAGGTACATCGGCACCATGGTCGGAGACTCGCACCGGACGCTGCTCTATGGAGGAATCTTTTCCTACCCCGCGGACAAGAAAAACCCCAGCGGCAAGCTGAGGCTTATGTACGAATGCAATCCGATGGCGTTTATCATCGAGCAGGCGGGCGGCCGCTCGACGAACGGCACTCAAAGCATCCTCAAGATCCAACCGACATCCCTCCACGAACACACCCCTGTGTTCCTCGGCAGCGAGGACGACGTTACGCTGTGTGAGGAGTTCTTGCAGGGGAAGAGGTAA
- a CDS encoding pyridoxine 5'-phosphate synthase has protein sequence MRLAINIDHVATLRNARGGADPDPVEAARVVERAGADGIVCHLREDRRHIRDEDVKRLRKSISTKLDLEMAATPEIVAIARRVRPDLATLVPEKRRELTTEGGLDVVRLRKSLRLAVRRLQDAGIPVSLFVDPVPDQLEATREIGAEMIEIHTGEYANARTERDRKRLADQIRKMARFGRSLGLGVNAGHGLDYDNISRIARIREIEEVSIGHAAIVRAMSVGLEKAVREMVRLVKRGSS, from the coding sequence ATGCGCCTCGCCATAAATATCGATCACGTCGCAACACTTCGTAACGCCAGGGGCGGCGCCGACCCCGACCCTGTCGAAGCGGCCCGGGTCGTCGAACGCGCGGGCGCAGACGGGATCGTCTGCCATTTACGCGAAGACCGGCGGCATATCCGCGACGAAGACGTGAAACGGCTCCGCAAAAGCATTTCGACGAAACTCGATCTCGAAATGGCGGCAACTCCGGAGATCGTTGCGATCGCGCGGCGGGTGCGGCCCGATCTCGCGACGCTTGTTCCGGAGAAACGGAGAGAGCTGACCACCGAGGGAGGGCTGGATGTCGTGCGGCTCAGGAAATCGCTCCGCCTGGCCGTCCGTAGACTCCAGGATGCCGGTATCCCCGTGAGTCTTTTCGTCGATCCTGTGCCCGATCAACTGGAAGCGACGAGGGAGATCGGCGCCGAGATGATCGAAATCCATACCGGCGAGTATGCGAATGCGCGGACCGAGCGTGACCGGAAAAGACTTGCTGATCAAATAAGGAAGATGGCCCGGTTCGGAAGGTCGCTTGGACTTGGCGTGAACGCGGGGCACGGGCTCGATTACGATAACATCTCGCGCATCGCTCGTATCAGGGAGATCGAGGAAGTGAGCATCGGGCACGCCGCGATCGTGCGGGCAATGAGCGTGGGGCTTGAAAAAGCGGTGCGCGAAATGGTGCGGTTGGTAAAGCGGGGGTCATCCTGA
- a CDS encoding electron transfer flavoprotein subunit beta/FixA family protein, with the protein MKIVVCINHVPDTETKVKVGADGKSIDRAGVNYMLGPYDEFAIEAGLRLKEKNGGEVIALSLGNDAHKETLRKALAMGVDKAVLLKDDSTRDSYSVAQALADELRTHSADCILFGKQSIDFYDEQVPGLVAEFLGLPSVSVVVKLEENGGNVVCEREIEGGHEIVESRFPLVIAAQKGLNDPRYPSLRGIMAAKSKPIEERQPQSHPPKVEVLAMSKPPAKPPGKIVGAGKDAVPELVRLLHEEAKVI; encoded by the coding sequence ATGAAGATTGTTGTCTGTATCAATCACGTCCCCGACACCGAAACAAAAGTGAAAGTCGGAGCCGACGGAAAATCGATCGACCGGGCGGGCGTGAATTACATGCTCGGCCCGTACGACGAATTCGCGATCGAGGCCGGACTCCGCCTGAAGGAAAAAAACGGCGGGGAAGTGATTGCGCTCTCGCTTGGAAACGACGCGCACAAAGAAACGCTTCGCAAGGCGCTCGCCATGGGAGTCGACAAGGCCGTTCTCCTGAAGGACGATTCGACCCGGGACTCTTACTCGGTCGCGCAGGCCCTTGCCGATGAATTGCGCACTCACTCCGCGGATTGCATCCTGTTCGGAAAACAATCGATCGATTTCTACGACGAGCAGGTTCCGGGGCTGGTGGCCGAATTCCTGGGGCTCCCCTCCGTTTCGGTCGTCGTGAAGCTGGAAGAGAACGGAGGAAACGTCGTCTGCGAACGTGAAATCGAAGGGGGCCACGAGATCGTGGAGTCCCGTTTCCCTCTCGTCATCGCCGCGCAGAAGGGGCTCAACGACCCCCGGTATCCCTCGCTCAGGGGAATCATGGCGGCAAAATCGAAACCGATCGAAGAACGCCAGCCGCAGAGCCACCCCCCGAAGGTGGAAGTGCTCGCGATGAGCAAACCCCCGGCAAAACCTCCCGGCAAGATTGTAGGCGCGGGGAAGGATGCCGTCCCCGAGCTTGTCAGGTTGCTGCACGAAGAAGCGAAGGTGATCTAG
- a CDS encoding BMC domain-containing protein has product MLDYALGLIETRGLIGAIEAADAATKAADVTLVGKERADAGLMTIKIRGDVAAVRAAVDAGAAAAQRVGELVSVHVIPRPDDDVEILIYPPPWQTKEKTPIREPEPVSRPSKKARQNPVRQSVPDEPEATIELDEEPADTDLEAPPEPTRVMSDDEETHLRQLRDMTVHELRRYARSIKGLPIAGRQISRANRDDLINYLMALKFPR; this is encoded by the coding sequence ATGCTTGATTATGCCCTCGGACTCATAGAGACGCGGGGTCTTATCGGAGCGATCGAGGCGGCGGATGCCGCCACGAAAGCGGCCGACGTGACCCTTGTCGGCAAGGAACGCGCCGACGCGGGTCTCATGACCATTAAGATCAGAGGGGATGTCGCAGCAGTACGTGCCGCGGTCGATGCGGGCGCCGCAGCCGCCCAGAGGGTCGGCGAACTGGTGTCCGTGCACGTGATACCCCGCCCCGACGATGATGTGGAAATCCTGATCTATCCTCCGCCCTGGCAGACCAAGGAGAAGACTCCCATCCGCGAGCCGGAGCCCGTCAGCCGCCCGTCAAAAAAGGCCAGGCAAAATCCGGTCCGGCAATCCGTTCCCGATGAGCCGGAGGCGACCATCGAGCTGGACGAAGAACCGGCGGATACCGATCTGGAGGCGCCTCCCGAGCCGACGAGAGTCATGAGCGATGACGAAGAAACGCACCTTCGCCAGCTCAGAGATATGACGGTTCACGAACTGCGGAGGTATGCCCGTTCCATCAAGGGACTCCCGATCGCGGGCAGGCAGATATCGCGCGCGAATCGCGACGACCTTATCAACTATCTGATGGCCTTGAAGTTTCCCAGGTAG
- a CDS encoding bifunctional nuclease domain-containing protein, translated as MEKIQVDILGLSTSPASGGAYALILKEVNGNRRLPIIIGAFEAQSIALEMEGIKPPRPLTHDLIKNILESVGAELAEITISELKDGTFYAKLSLDSQEIDARPSDAIALAVRFGAPIYVSDKVMDEAAFLPENEDEGAEASATPPKGKEVKMTKLETLRTQLKESIEREDYEKAAQLRDEIRKLEQRH; from the coding sequence GTGGAAAAAATTCAGGTGGACATACTCGGTCTGTCGACAAGCCCCGCAAGCGGCGGCGCCTATGCCCTTATTTTGAAAGAGGTCAACGGCAACCGCAGGCTCCCCATTATCATCGGGGCGTTCGAAGCGCAGTCCATCGCCCTCGAGATGGAAGGAATCAAGCCCCCGCGTCCCCTCACACACGATCTCATCAAGAATATCCTGGAATCGGTCGGCGCGGAGCTGGCTGAGATCACGATCAGCGAGTTGAAGGACGGGACGTTTTATGCGAAGCTGAGCCTCGATAGCCAGGAGATCGACGCACGGCCGAGCGACGCGATTGCCCTCGCTGTCCGGTTCGGAGCGCCGATTTACGTCTCGGACAAAGTCATGGACGAGGCGGCGTTCCTGCCGGAGAACGAAGACGAGGGCGCCGAAGCGTCAGCCACACCGCCGAAAGGGAAAGAAGTGAAGATGACGAAATTGGAGACCCTCCGCACCCAGCTGAAGGAATCGATCGAGCGGGAGGACTATGAGAAGGCCGCGCAACTGAGGGACGAAATCAGGAAGCTGGAACAGAGGCACTAA
- the eutM gene encoding ethanolamine utilization microcompartment protein EutM yields the protein MSLDALGMVETKGLVGSIEAADAMVKAAKVTLIGKEVIGGGYVTVMVRGDVGAVKAATDAGAAAAQRVGELVSVHVIPRPHMDVELILPKRSQPK from the coding sequence ATCTCCCTCGATGCGTTGGGAATGGTCGAGACTAAGGGGCTTGTTGGCTCAATCGAAGCGGCCGATGCCATGGTAAAAGCGGCAAAGGTGACCCTGATCGGTAAGGAAGTCATCGGCGGCGGCTATGTCACGGTGATGGTGCGCGGCGATGTCGGAGCAGTCAAGGCTGCGACGGATGCCGGAGCCGCGGCGGCGCAGCGCGTCGGCGAACTGGTCTCGGTGCACGTGATCCCACGCCCGCATATGGATGTCGAACTGATTCTCCCCAAGCGCTCACAGCCGAAGTGA
- a CDS encoding AsmA family protein, with protein sequence MPLTRTSKIWITVLAIPVGLIVAAIIGAEIYFTSDRLKALVVPKIEASSHRSVAVNDISLSFFPSLGVVIDGLTISNPPNKGFDNEDFLSLDRLSLDVKLFPLLGGNLEISQITLDHPTINLEVTPEGLKNFSGNATPADAKAQGGLRQERGSAGAFLLSNLEIRNGEIISTNQKFETRFAIGGLNAKLNAESKSGENTIRVNETASIEKFSYGTLKSWYLSDQPVSASGALEYQADTDVLKFDKLSTKVRELPLTLSGTIGKLQEVTNQMDLHIESPGVQMTQLLSIIPPDMLKQTSGLAGTGEIKLSLAVTGPSGETVNPATSCIFSVSDGSIHYASLPKSISGLNLSGTFEKPSAPLAAKGIGSFAIDKLAATIGTNTITGKLRMANFDDPLVSASFNGSLDLGEVKEFYPLEAGTEMRGTMKAALSLEGKAKSPQTMKANGTIDFQNVTMQSAASKAPLRNLNGTIQFNNQVIQSKQLAMNVGESDLNLSFTLKNYLGLLMEDAAKSAGTPSATVTLTSKQLRTADLMSDSKPAPAAAPDKKKAATQSTLLPGIDVDANVSIDKLVTDKFTFNNAKGTAAVSGGKVALKNFTVQAFQGTVQTQGTLDLRDPNKRPFDLDLNITNIESHDLLPKFTSFGQYLSGKMTMNTKLKGDLNDTLGLNTQTLLGNGAVKMIEGKLLGLPILQKLADMTNLDNMRQVNFKDWTNSFSIQDGRLKVKDLKINAGTTGIAVDGSQGLDGSLDYNLTLKLPPEASNRLKLNGVADQVLGLLKDKDGRINLNFLVTGMTREPVLKLNTSAAESLAKEKIQDDLKKKAEDQLKKLFKKP encoded by the coding sequence ATGCCCCTCACCCGAACCTCAAAAATATGGATCACGGTCCTGGCGATCCCTGTCGGCCTGATCGTTGCCGCCATCATCGGCGCAGAGATCTATTTCACGAGCGACCGCCTGAAGGCGCTTGTCGTCCCAAAAATAGAGGCATCCTCCCACCGGAGCGTAGCGGTGAACGACATTTCGCTCTCCTTCTTTCCCTCACTCGGGGTGGTGATCGACGGGCTCACCATCTCAAACCCTCCGAACAAGGGGTTCGATAATGAGGATTTTCTCTCGCTCGACCGCCTGTCGCTCGACGTGAAACTCTTCCCCCTTCTGGGGGGCAATCTCGAAATCAGCCAGATCACACTCGATCATCCGACCATTAATCTCGAGGTGACACCCGAGGGCCTGAAGAATTTCTCGGGAAATGCCACCCCGGCCGATGCGAAGGCGCAGGGCGGGTTGAGGCAGGAACGGGGGAGCGCGGGAGCATTTCTGCTCTCGAATCTGGAAATTCGAAACGGGGAGATCATCTCAACGAACCAGAAATTCGAAACCCGGTTTGCCATCGGGGGCCTGAATGCGAAACTGAACGCCGAATCGAAATCGGGAGAAAACACGATTCGCGTGAATGAAACCGCCTCGATCGAGAAGTTCAGCTACGGGACCCTGAAGTCCTGGTACCTCTCCGACCAGCCGGTCTCTGCGTCGGGAGCACTGGAGTACCAGGCGGATACGGATGTCCTGAAGTTCGACAAGTTGTCGACCAAGGTTCGCGAGCTTCCCCTCACCCTTTCGGGAACCATCGGAAAATTGCAGGAAGTCACCAACCAGATGGATCTTCATATCGAGTCGCCGGGCGTGCAGATGACCCAGCTTCTCTCCATCATTCCCCCCGACATGCTCAAGCAGACGAGCGGTCTTGCCGGAACCGGGGAAATCAAGTTGTCGCTCGCGGTCACCGGCCCTTCCGGCGAAACGGTGAACCCGGCAACATCCTGCATCTTCTCCGTCTCGGACGGATCGATCCATTACGCCTCCCTGCCGAAGTCGATCAGCGGCCTCAACCTTTCAGGGACGTTCGAAAAACCCTCGGCTCCGCTCGCTGCCAAAGGGATCGGGAGCTTCGCGATCGACAAGCTCGCCGCGACGATCGGCACCAATACGATCACCGGCAAGCTCCGCATGGCAAACTTCGACGATCCCCTCGTCAGCGCGTCCTTCAACGGGTCTCTGGACCTGGGCGAAGTGAAGGAGTTCTACCCTCTCGAGGCCGGAACGGAGATGCGCGGAACCATGAAAGCCGCTCTCTCGTTGGAAGGTAAGGCGAAATCTCCGCAAACCATGAAGGCGAACGGAACAATCGACTTTCAAAACGTCACCATGCAGTCGGCCGCTTCAAAAGCGCCGCTTCGGAATCTGAACGGGACCATTCAGTTCAACAACCAGGTCATCCAATCGAAGCAGCTCGCGATGAACGTCGGCGAATCGGACCTGAATCTTTCCTTCACGCTCAAGAACTACCTCGGCCTTTTGATGGAAGATGCCGCCAAGAGTGCCGGCACCCCGAGCGCGACGGTCACGTTGACATCGAAGCAGCTCCGGACCGCCGATCTGATGTCGGACTCCAAGCCGGCCCCGGCCGCCGCACCGGACAAGAAGAAAGCCGCGACACAGTCGACCCTCCTTCCGGGAATCGACGTCGACGCGAACGTCTCGATCGACAAGCTTGTGACGGACAAATTCACGTTCAACAACGCGAAGGGTACCGCTGCGGTGTCCGGCGGCAAGGTGGCGCTCAAGAATTTCACGGTGCAGGCATTTCAGGGAACGGTCCAGACGCAGGGAACGCTCGACCTGCGCGACCCGAACAAGCGGCCGTTCGATCTCGACCTGAACATCACGAACATCGAGTCGCACGACCTTCTTCCGAAGTTCACGTCGTTCGGCCAGTACCTTTCGGGGAAAATGACGATGAACACGAAGCTCAAGGGCGATTTGAACGATACGCTCGGGCTGAACACTCAAACTCTGCTCGGCAACGGCGCCGTGAAAATGATCGAGGGGAAGCTCCTCGGACTGCCCATCCTGCAGAAGCTCGCCGACATGACGAACCTCGACAACATGCGCCAGGTGAACTTCAAGGACTGGACGAACTCCTTCTCGATTCAGGACGGCCGGCTCAAGGTGAAGGACCTGAAGATCAACGCCGGCACGACGGGGATCGCCGTCGACGGGTCGCAGGGGCTGGACGGCTCGCTCGATTACAATCTGACGCTCAAACTCCCACCGGAGGCATCCAACCGGTTGAAACTCAACGGCGTCGCCGACCAGGTGCTCGGACTCCTCAAGGACAAGGACGGCAGGATTAACCTCAACTTCCTCGTGACCGGCATGACCAGAGAGCCTGTCCTGAAGCTGAATACTTCCGCCGCGGAATCTCTTGCGAAGGAAAAAATCCAGGACGATCTGAAGAAGAAGGCGGAAGACCAACTCAAGAAACTCTTCAAGAAGCCCTGA